The genomic DNA GGCACGAGACGTTCCTGTCGACTGGGCATATGTGAGAGAGTGCGGACTCCCACGACCCCGACTGCTCAGCCGCTTATCACGGTCGGCACCGCGGCGACCACCCAGGCGAGTCCTGGCCCGATGAGGCACATGAGGCCGGCGTAGCCGATCATCTGTCTGTAGTAGCAGTCGCGGATGCTCGGATGGACATTGGCCAGGAGCATCGCGCCGTTGGTCGAGAACGGACTGATATCGACGATGGTCGCGGCGATCGCCAAAGCCGCGACGAACCCTCCGACATGCACGTCGCCCGACTCGAGGAACGGAACTGCCAGGGCGATGACGACGCCGATGATCGCCAAGGACGACGCCAGCGCAGAGATCAGACCGGACATGTAGAACAGCAGCAGCGCCGCCAGCAGGGGGACGCCGATCGCTGAGATGCCGGCCGAGACCCATTCGACGGTTCCGGCCTCCTGCAGCACGGCGATGTAGGTGAGCACTCCGCAGATGAGGATGACGATCGACCATGAGACCTTCGACATGGCGGCCTTGCCAGCCGCAGGGTCGAGGGCGGCGAGCACTACCGAAATCGTGATGGTCACCAGGCCCACATCCAGCTGAAGATGATCACAGACAGTGCCATCGCGATGAGCCCGATCAGGGTCGGGATCTGAGAGCGTGTGAGACGGATGGTCGTTCCGCGCTCGGACTCGGACTCGGGGTGGGGGTGAGCCCCATCTGCCTCCGCGCGCAGTCCCGGCCGGCGACGGAGGACGAACCAGACGACGACCGCGAAGACGGTATTGAAGACGAACGGGGCGAGAAACAAGGTCAGCGGCGCAGGGGTGAGACCGTTCTTCGTCAGATAGTCGTTGATGAAGATGCCGTAGACGCTGATGGGCGAGAACGCGCCGGCCAGGGCACCGTGGACGACGAGCAGACCGACCATGAACTGATTGATCCTATGTCGGCGCGCGAACGACAGCGCCAGCGGCGCGATGATGGCCACAGCGAAGAGCGCCCCGAGCGAGATG from Brevibacterium sp. JSBI002 includes the following:
- a CDS encoding SLC13 family permease, with product MSAELICSIVLGLMFVIGTWRDINMGLLGFIAAAGVGGLVLHQAPEDFLAGFPVDLFLTLVGLTYLFGFAQNNGAIEVIVRWCVKLVGGRIGLMPWIFFALTAVLISLGALFAVAIIAPLALSFARRHRINQFMVGLLVVHGALAGAFSPISVYGIFINDYLTKNGLTPAPLTLFLAPFVFNTVFAVVVWFVLRRRPGLRAEADGAHPHPESESERGTTIRLTRSQIPTLIGLIAMALSVIIFSWMWAW